In Paraconexibacter algicola, the following proteins share a genomic window:
- the bioD gene encoding dethiobiotin synthase — MRGLLVTATDTEVGKTVVAAALTAALVADGHEPRAYKPAVTGLDEPVDGVLADHELLARVTGDDPALVSPQRFGPAVSPHLGAQLAGTVLDPGALVAGARAQAARSPRDLVVVEGVGGLLVPLTPTWLVRDLAVELALPVVVAARPALGTINHTLLTLAAARDAGLDVRAVILTPWPAQPSTIEASNRETLEALAGCEVAVLPRLAAFDDATLAAAGAALSPARWIGAGAAAA; from the coding sequence GTGCGCGGGCTGCTCGTCACCGCGACCGACACCGAGGTCGGCAAGACCGTCGTGGCGGCGGCGCTGACCGCGGCGCTCGTCGCCGACGGGCACGAGCCGCGCGCGTACAAGCCGGCGGTGACCGGGCTGGACGAGCCGGTGGACGGCGTGCTCGCCGACCACGAGCTGCTCGCCCGGGTGACCGGGGACGACCCGGCGCTGGTCTCCCCGCAGCGGTTCGGTCCGGCGGTCTCCCCCCATCTCGGCGCCCAGCTCGCGGGGACGGTCCTCGACCCCGGGGCGCTCGTCGCGGGCGCGCGGGCGCAGGCGGCACGGTCGCCCCGGGACCTCGTCGTCGTCGAGGGGGTCGGCGGGCTGCTCGTGCCACTGACGCCCACCTGGCTGGTGCGCGACCTCGCGGTCGAGCTCGCCCTGCCGGTCGTGGTCGCCGCGCGGCCCGCGCTCGGGACGATCAACCACACGCTGCTGACGCTCGCCGCCGCGCGCGACGCCGGGCTCGACGTGCGCGCGGTGATCCTCACCCCGTGGCCGGCGCAGCCGTCGACGATCGAGGCGTCCAACCGCGAGACGCTCGAGGCGCTCGCCGGCTGCGAGGTCGCGGTGCTGCCCCGCCTGGCCGCGTTCGACGACGCGACGCTCGCCGCGGCGGGTGCCGCGCTCTCCCCCGCGCGCTGGATCGGCGCGGGCGCCGCGGCGGCCTGA